The Desulfuromonas versatilis genome has a segment encoding these proteins:
- the sixA gene encoding phosphohistidine phosphatase SixA, with the protein MELYLMQHGQAVAKEEDPEQPLSREGVEAIKASAAAIRRMGLHFDVIIASPKRRSRQTAALVAEAVNYPYSDIVETELVKPMTAPGETLKFLQQYLGEGAVLIAGHLPSLGEIASSLLSDGSKVHLHFENGGLCHLSVPNLPTYEAQLRWSLTAAQLAMLAK; encoded by the coding sequence ATGGAATTGTACCTGATGCAGCATGGCCAGGCGGTCGCCAAAGAAGAGGACCCCGAACAGCCGCTTAGCCGAGAGGGGGTTGAGGCGATCAAGGCCTCCGCCGCGGCAATCCGCAGAATGGGGCTGCACTTCGATGTCATCATCGCCAGCCCCAAACGGCGCTCCAGGCAGACCGCCGCCCTGGTTGCCGAGGCGGTCAACTACCCCTACAGCGACATCGTCGAAACCGAGCTGGTCAAGCCGATGACGGCCCCGGGCGAGACGCTGAAATTTCTCCAGCAGTACCTCGGTGAGGGGGCGGTGTTGATCGCCGGACACCTGCCCTCGCTGGGGGAGATCGCCTCGAGCCTGCTCAGCGACGGGTCGAAGGTCCACCTGCATTTCGAAAACGGCGGGCTCTGCCACCTCTCGGTGCCCAACCTGCCTACTTATGAGGCCCAGCTGCGCTGGTCGCTCACCGCGGCCCAACTGGCGATGCTGGCCAAGTAG